In Chryseobacterium camelliae, one DNA window encodes the following:
- a CDS encoding nitrilase family protein, whose amino-acid sequence MVNLKIATAQFENRSGDKAYNLSVIEKLSGEAAAQGSKVILFHECSVTGYTFARKLSRQQMLDIAEIIPEGESIRRLQEIAARHNITILAGLFEKDEKNNLFKAFVCVDKNGLSAKYRKLHPFINPYLHSGNEYCIFEIHGWKCGILICYDNNIIENVRATKLLGADIIFMPHVTMCTPSSRPGAGFVDPVLWKNRETDPTSLRLEFDGMKGRDWLMKWLPARAYDNGIYVVFSNPIGMDDDQLKNGCSMIIDPFGDIIAECRSFEDSFAAAVINPEKLFQAGGYRYLKARRPELYRDIIGMEHKSEQKVVWLEPE is encoded by the coding sequence ATGGTCAATCTTAAAATTGCTACGGCACAGTTTGAAAACAGGAGCGGCGACAAAGCCTATAATCTTTCGGTCATCGAAAAGCTGAGCGGTGAGGCAGCAGCACAAGGCTCAAAGGTCATTCTTTTCCATGAATGCTCTGTAACCGGCTATACATTTGCCAGAAAGCTCAGCAGGCAACAGATGCTGGACATCGCTGAAATTATTCCGGAAGGGGAAAGCATCCGGAGGTTGCAGGAAATTGCTGCACGCCACAATATTACCATTCTGGCGGGCCTGTTTGAAAAGGATGAGAAGAATAACCTTTTCAAGGCATTTGTCTGTGTGGACAAAAACGGACTATCAGCAAAATACCGGAAACTGCATCCTTTCATCAATCCCTATCTTCATTCGGGAAATGAATACTGCATTTTTGAGATCCACGGATGGAAGTGTGGGATTTTAATCTGTTATGATAATAATATTATTGAAAATGTACGGGCGACAAAGCTTTTAGGTGCAGACATTATTTTTATGCCTCATGTCACCATGTGTACCCCTTCTTCCAGGCCCGGAGCAGGATTTGTGGATCCTGTACTCTGGAAGAACCGGGAAACAGATCCCACATCTTTACGGCTGGAATTTGACGGAATGAAAGGTAGAGACTGGCTGATGAAATGGCTGCCTGCCCGCGCTTATGACAACGGCATCTATGTGGTATTTTCCAATCCGATCGGGATGGATGACGATCAGCTGAAAAACGGCTGCTCCATGATCATTGATCCTTTTGGGGATATCATTGCAGAATGCCGCTCATTTGAGGACAGTTTTGCTGCGGCAGTCATCAACCCTGAAAAACTGTTTCAGGCAGGAGGCTACCGCTATCTTAAAGCCAGACGGCCGGAGCTGTACCGGGACATCATCGGTATGGAACACAAGTCTGAACAGAAAGTCGTTTGGCTGGAACCGGAATAG
- a CDS encoding PCC domain-containing protein, with product MDIHLLHTSFWTAQKIESTYILSIKDNISIIAAFKDFMIRQKIHSGCISGMGLVKEARLRLHDPFSKKAIDAATKDIMEVPEISGTINHNGESAEIHLNARLTSNDTSLSGRLIDAKVYDKMEFIIHPPKTVITIFDDGDPFCN from the coding sequence ATGGACATTCACCTATTACATACCAGTTTCTGGACGGCTCAAAAAATCGAAAGCACTTATATCCTCAGTATAAAAGATAACATCAGCATTATTGCTGCATTTAAAGATTTTATGATCCGCCAAAAGATTCATTCCGGCTGTATTTCGGGTATGGGCCTGGTTAAGGAGGCCCGTTTGCGCTTACATGATCCATTTTCAAAAAAGGCTATTGATGCGGCTACAAAAGATATCATGGAAGTTCCCGAAATTTCCGGTACCATCAATCATAATGGAGAATCAGCAGAAATTCACCTGAATGCGAGGCTTACCTCAAATGACACCAGCCTTTCCGGCCGCCTTATTGATGCCAAAGTATATGACAAAATGGAATTTATCATTCATCCTCCTAAAACCGTTATTACTATCTTTGACGACGGCGATCCGTTCTGCAACTGA
- a CDS encoding ligase-associated DNA damage response exonuclease: protein MKLITFTNKGIYCPKGKFYIDPWRPVDFAVITHGHADHARWGMKKYLCHHFTKPILHQRISPDIVCQSVEYGEVININGVKVSLHPAGHIIGSAQIRLEYKGYVSVISGDYKVQEDGLSTPFELVKCNEFVSESTFGLPIYNWLEVDDLNKKLQSWVLKNKENGKTSVFVGYSLGKAQRIMKAVEELGKIHVHYSIGKLNEAFETVGIDLPEYEIPDFRESVKHLLGEIVIVPPALLDSNVIKKIPEAATAICSGWMQVRGARRWRSADAGFPMSDHADWKGLLQAIKATEAEIVHVTHGQTEVFSKYLNEIGIKADVVETLYGDDDEEEAEISETQKEQP from the coding sequence TTGAAACTGATCACTTTTACCAATAAAGGCATTTACTGTCCGAAAGGGAAATTCTATATCGATCCCTGGAGGCCGGTAGACTTTGCTGTGATAACGCACGGACATGCCGACCATGCTCGTTGGGGAATGAAAAAGTACCTCTGCCACCACTTTACCAAGCCGATCCTCCATCAGCGGATCAGTCCGGATATAGTATGCCAGAGCGTAGAATATGGTGAAGTTATCAATATCAATGGGGTAAAAGTGTCGCTTCATCCTGCGGGTCACATTATTGGTTCTGCCCAGATACGGCTGGAATACAAAGGCTATGTAAGTGTCATTTCCGGAGATTATAAAGTACAGGAAGACGGGTTGAGCACACCATTTGAACTGGTAAAATGCAATGAATTCGTTTCTGAGAGTACTTTCGGATTGCCGATCTATAATTGGCTTGAGGTGGATGATCTTAATAAAAAGCTCCAGAGTTGGGTGCTGAAAAACAAAGAGAACGGAAAAACTTCTGTATTTGTGGGGTATTCCCTGGGAAAGGCACAAAGGATCATGAAAGCGGTGGAAGAATTAGGCAAGATCCATGTACACTACTCTATCGGTAAACTAAACGAAGCTTTTGAGACTGTTGGGATCGATCTACCCGAATATGAAATTCCAGATTTCAGGGAAAGTGTGAAACATCTTCTGGGAGAGATCGTCATTGTTCCGCCCGCTTTGCTTGATAGCAATGTGATAAAAAAAATCCCGGAGGCAGCCACGGCAATCTGTTCCGGATGGATGCAGGTACGAGGAGCCAGAAGATGGCGCAGTGCAGATGCCGGTTTCCCGATGAGCGACCATGCCGACTGGAAAGGGCTTTTGCAGGCTATCAAAGCAACAGAAGCCGAGATTGTCCACGTAACCCACGGACAAACGGAAGTATTTTCAAAATACCTGAATGAAATCGGAATCAAAGCAGATGTGGTGGAAACCTTATATGGCGATGATGATGAGGAAGAAGCAGAAATCTCTGAAACCCAAAAGGAACAGCCATGA
- a CDS encoding cupin domain-containing protein: MRPQSISPETYIFRDDGKIPNSNYPILVYRNVFSGRGTEGALWLEHLFKENGWHNFWKWTIYSFHHYHSNTHEVLGVFQGSAEICLGGPTGKKIMIEAGDILVIPAGVAHKCISSSDGFTVVGAYPEGKSPDLIRAEESNHDTAVLRIQQVTVPEQDPVLGNAGGLLKLWI, encoded by the coding sequence ATGAGACCTCAAAGCATTTCTCCTGAGACCTATATATTTAGGGATGACGGAAAGATCCCTAACAGCAACTATCCGATTCTGGTGTACCGAAATGTTTTTTCCGGTCGTGGAACAGAGGGTGCCCTTTGGCTGGAACACCTTTTCAAAGAAAACGGATGGCATAATTTCTGGAAGTGGACCATCTACTCTTTCCATCATTACCATAGCAATACCCATGAAGTCCTGGGTGTTTTTCAGGGATCGGCAGAAATATGCCTTGGCGGCCCTACGGGGAAAAAGATCATGATTGAAGCGGGAGATATCCTTGTTATTCCGGCCGGTGTTGCCCACAAATGCATTTCCTCGTCTGATGGTTTTACTGTAGTGGGTGCTTATCCTGAAGGTAAAAGTCCTGATTTGATCAGGGCTGAAGAATCCAATCATGATACGGCAGTACTGCGTATACAGCAGGTTACCGTTCCCGAACAGGACCCGGTACTTGGAAATGCAGGAGGATTACTTAAACTTTGGATATAA
- a CDS encoding DsbA family oxidoreductase has translation MKIEIWSDVMCPFCYIGKKNFEAALEKLPFRDEVDVEWKSFQLDRTLDPAKTISTLDYFKQKKGFAEAQAEQMISQVTQAGKNAGIDFNFNDVQITNTYPAHRLLHLSKKYHCSSETEEALFSAHFTEGKNVADTEVLLSIASSVGIDRDEAKIAVTSHQFDEQIDQDLMEAEHHNVRGVPFFILDGKYAVSGAQPTALFEDALQQTYEETGSGSPSAQGGTCDTDECSM, from the coding sequence ATGAAAATAGAGATCTGGTCTGATGTGATGTGCCCGTTTTGCTACATCGGTAAAAAGAATTTTGAAGCGGCACTGGAAAAACTGCCGTTCAGAGATGAGGTTGATGTGGAGTGGAAGAGTTTCCAGTTGGACCGGACTTTAGATCCCGCAAAAACCATCAGCACACTTGATTATTTTAAACAGAAAAAAGGTTTTGCCGAAGCGCAGGCCGAGCAGATGATTTCCCAGGTAACCCAGGCCGGTAAAAATGCAGGGATCGATTTTAACTTCAACGATGTTCAGATTACCAATACGTATCCTGCACACAGGCTGCTGCATTTATCAAAAAAGTATCACTGCTCATCTGAAACGGAAGAAGCACTGTTCAGCGCTCATTTTACGGAGGGTAAAAATGTTGCCGATACGGAAGTTCTCCTTAGTATAGCATCATCGGTAGGTATCGACAGGGACGAAGCCAAAATAGCCGTGACATCCCATCAGTTTGACGAACAAATAGATCAGGATTTAATGGAAGCGGAACACCATAATGTAAGGGGCGTTCCTTTCTTTATTCTGGATGGCAAATATGCAGTTTCCGGTGCCCAGCCGACAGCCCTTTTTGAGGATGCCCTTCAGCAGACCTATGAAGAAACAGGATCCGGCAGTCCT
- a CDS encoding MauE/DoxX family redox-associated membrane protein, which translates to MKDFKTAFFFLRLPIAVSLAGHGLVRLPKLQAFSDWMVKTMEKSALPEVVIVPFSYFLPVAEAAIGILLLTGYKSKLAIYSGLVLMSMLIMGSCSIENWTAIEAQLLHSAYLAGLFWFFIRYSGETTDKIST; encoded by the coding sequence ATGAAAGATTTTAAAACAGCTTTTTTCTTTTTGCGCCTTCCCATTGCTGTATCACTGGCAGGCCATGGACTGGTACGGCTCCCGAAGCTTCAGGCTTTCAGCGACTGGATGGTGAAGACCATGGAAAAATCTGCCCTACCAGAGGTTGTGATTGTCCCTTTTAGCTATTTTCTCCCTGTTGCAGAAGCAGCCATCGGTATCTTACTGCTAACTGGGTACAAAAGCAAACTGGCGATCTACTCAGGCCTGGTACTCATGAGTATGCTGATTATGGGAAGCTGTTCCATAGAAAACTGGACCGCCATAGAAGCACAGCTGCTGCATTCAGCTTACCTGGCGGGTTTATTCTGGTTTTTCATCAGGTATTCAGGTGAAACAACAGATAAAATTTCTACCTGA
- a CDS encoding NAD(P)-dependent oxidoreductase, with translation MEKLGFIGLGNMGYPMAKNLEKAGFQLSVYNRTPEKADDFKAQSRVCSSIADLVENSDIVFTMLTNDDALKAVYEEILSLNVTGKLFVDMSTVSLEATAHTAAAVIVKEASFIDAPVAGSTKPAAEGTLIIMAGGEEKDLQRAEPYLQKMGKLIKHLGENGKGIAAKLSVNYFISAIYQGLAETVLLSERLGLDRKDMLEIINESASGSGATKVKTPLLTEDNYKPAFALDLMLKDVLLARKAGADYPLSETLIKTYQSAHDAGFGKDDVIGIINYLKTL, from the coding sequence ATGGAAAAGTTAGGATTTATAGGATTAGGGAATATGGGGTATCCAATGGCAAAAAACCTGGAAAAAGCAGGATTTCAGCTATCGGTATACAACAGGACACCGGAAAAGGCAGATGATTTCAAGGCACAGTCCAGGGTGTGCAGCAGTATTGCAGACCTGGTTGAGAACAGTGATATTGTTTTTACTATGCTCACCAACGATGATGCCCTGAAGGCGGTCTATGAAGAAATACTTTCCCTGAATGTTACAGGAAAGCTTTTCGTGGATATGAGTACCGTATCCCTGGAAGCAACAGCCCACACAGCAGCTGCCGTTATTGTGAAGGAAGCCTCTTTTATAGACGCTCCGGTAGCAGGAAGTACCAAACCTGCGGCAGAAGGTACTCTGATCATAATGGCTGGCGGTGAAGAAAAAGATCTTCAGCGGGCAGAACCTTACCTTCAGAAAATGGGGAAACTCATTAAGCATCTTGGTGAAAACGGTAAAGGCATTGCTGCCAAGCTGTCTGTCAATTACTTTATATCAGCGATTTATCAGGGATTGGCAGAAACGGTTTTGTTATCGGAACGCTTAGGGCTGGACCGAAAAGATATGCTTGAAATTATTAATGAAAGTGCCAGCGGAAGCGGAGCAACGAAAGTAAAAACCCCTTTGCTTACTGAAGATAATTACAAGCCGGCATTTGCCCTGGACCTGATGTTAAAGGATGTTCTGCTCGCCCGTAAAGCAGGTGCTGATTATCCCCTGTCAGAGACACTGATTAAAACCTACCAGTCAGCGCATGATGCCGGTTTCGGGAAGGATGATGTCATTGGCATTATCAATTATCTTAAAACACTTTAA
- a CDS encoding ATP-dependent DNA ligase — protein sequence MKHFADLINALESTNKTNAKIDAIIDYLERAPDEDKVWFIALFTGKRPKRNVNTNYMKEWALEITGLPFWLFQESYSSVGDLGETISLILPPPTQKIDRSLTEWMTDILELKQKTDAEKKAFVLNSWDGLDYTERLIFNKLLGGSFRIGVSDKTLINALTKFSGQESSALMHSLMGKWQPEDASFRELISAENINPDNSKPYPFCLAYPLEKDLQDLGSPDEWLVEYKWDGIRGQIIRRNDEVFIWSRGEELVTPQFPEIEEAVKAMKGNFVIDGEILAVSNGKVLNFNELQKRLNRKTLTKKMQSEIPVEVFAYDLLELENNDLREKPISARRAMLEELLINQSPENITLSQTVDFNEWGNLDLIREGSRDINSEGLMLKHKDSPYHSGRKKGDWWKWKINPLTIDAVLIYAQKGSGRRSAYYTDYTFAVKNGDSLVTIAKAYSGLTDKEIMEVSRFVNKNAIEKFGPVRTVKAELVFEIAFEGIGFSNRHKSGVALRFPRIMRWRKDKTVNDIDDLEEIKKLIQ from the coding sequence ATGAAACATTTTGCAGATCTCATCAATGCCCTTGAAAGCACGAATAAAACCAATGCTAAAATCGATGCCATCATCGATTACCTTGAACGTGCCCCGGATGAAGACAAAGTATGGTTTATCGCCTTGTTCACAGGAAAAAGGCCAAAAAGAAACGTCAATACCAACTATATGAAAGAATGGGCCCTGGAAATTACCGGGCTCCCCTTCTGGCTGTTTCAGGAAAGCTATTCTTCCGTGGGCGACCTCGGAGAGACTATTTCCCTGATCCTGCCTCCCCCGACACAGAAAATAGACCGTTCCCTGACAGAATGGATGACAGATATCCTTGAATTAAAGCAGAAAACAGACGCAGAAAAAAAAGCATTTGTCCTGAATTCCTGGGATGGCCTGGATTATACGGAACGCCTCATCTTTAATAAACTGTTAGGCGGCAGCTTCAGGATCGGCGTATCAGATAAGACGCTGATCAATGCGCTGACAAAATTCTCCGGACAGGAATCCAGTGCGCTTATGCACAGCCTGATGGGAAAATGGCAGCCTGAAGATGCCTCCTTCCGTGAGCTGATCTCTGCGGAAAACATCAATCCCGATAATTCCAAACCCTATCCCTTCTGCCTTGCTTATCCGCTGGAAAAAGACCTTCAGGACCTGGGGAGCCCGGACGAATGGCTGGTGGAATATAAATGGGACGGAATCCGGGGACAGATCATCCGCAGGAACGACGAGGTATTCATCTGGTCGCGTGGAGAAGAGCTTGTTACCCCTCAGTTTCCTGAAATTGAAGAGGCCGTAAAAGCTATGAAAGGCAATTTTGTGATTGACGGGGAAATACTTGCCGTAAGCAACGGAAAAGTTTTAAATTTCAATGAACTCCAGAAACGGCTGAACCGGAAAACCCTGACTAAAAAAATGCAGTCGGAAATCCCGGTTGAAGTATTTGCCTATGACCTTCTTGAACTTGAAAATAACGACCTCAGGGAAAAACCTATTTCAGCCAGGAGGGCTATGCTGGAAGAACTGCTGATCAACCAGTCTCCTGAAAATATAACGCTTTCCCAAACCGTAGATTTTAATGAATGGGGAAACCTGGACCTGATCCGCGAAGGCTCCAGGGATATTAACAGTGAGGGACTGATGCTGAAACATAAAGACTCCCCTTACCATTCCGGCCGGAAAAAAGGTGACTGGTGGAAATGGAAAATCAACCCACTAACCATAGATGCCGTATTGATCTATGCCCAGAAAGGAAGCGGCCGGAGAAGTGCCTACTATACCGATTACACATTTGCCGTAAAAAACGGCGACTCGCTGGTTACCATTGCCAAAGCCTATTCAGGTCTGACCGATAAAGAAATTATGGAAGTCAGCCGTTTTGTAAACAAAAATGCCATTGAAAAATTCGGCCCCGTGCGTACCGTCAAAGCAGAGCTTGTTTTTGAAATTGCCTTTGAAGGCATCGGGTTCAGCAACCGCCACAAAAGCGGTGTAGCCCTCCGTTTCCCGAGGATTATGAGATGGCGGAAAGATAAGACAGTGAATGACATAGATGACCTGGAAGAAATTAAAAAACTGATACAATAA
- a CDS encoding ligase-associated DNA damage response DEXH box helicase, with the protein MEDKGNYPFKFQVDTWKKFGNGYSGMVIAPTGFGKTFSVFLALISDFLSHPERYGTGLKMIWVTPLRSLAKDIAKAMQEAMDEIGLDWVVGVRNGDTDPKVRQQQVKSMPEILVVTPESLHLLLAQKNHERFFKNLHCIAVDEWHELLGSKRGVMIELGIAQLKKYVRKLKIWGITATIGNLDEAMEVLIPYDIKKAKITAKEHKKIDILPVFPDEIEILPWAGHLGAKMADKIVPIILNSRSTIVFTNTRSQSEMWYQLLLDAYPDFAGQLAIHHSSIDAHLRIWIEENLSNGKLKAVVSTSSLDLGIDFKPVDTVIQIGSSKGVARFLQRAGRSGHSPFETSRIYCVPTHSLELIEVAALKEAVKQKVIEPREPQVLCFDVLVQFLMTLAVGDGFMPDEVYSRVKQTFAFRDINDEEWKGMLEFLTIGGSVLKSYEEFHKVVITDEGLYKVTSRKIAMLHRMNMGVIVSDAMLKVKFISGGYIGMIEEYFISRLKKDEKFILAGRTLEVAMIKDMTVFVRAASGKALVPSYLGGRLPLSSNLSVFLREKLSGALNPKASEKELKFLHPLLARQEERSHIPKDDEFLVELIKNREGYHLFMYPFEGRLVHEVMAALIAYRISKLAPISFSMAMNDYGFELFSDKEIPLNEENLNRILTRDNLMTDVISSINAAEMASRKFRDIAVISGMVIQNYAGKQRSNKSLQSSAGLIFKVLEDHDPNHFLVRQAYTEVFNIQLQEPRLVEAFRRIENSRIILKYAKTFTPLSFPIKIDSLRQTLSSEGLDARIQRLLQQANRSG; encoded by the coding sequence ATGGAGGACAAAGGGAATTATCCGTTCAAATTCCAGGTGGATACCTGGAAAAAATTCGGCAATGGGTATAGTGGAATGGTGATTGCCCCTACCGGGTTCGGAAAAACATTTTCTGTATTCCTTGCGCTCATCAGTGATTTTTTAAGCCATCCCGAACGATACGGCACAGGCTTGAAGATGATCTGGGTCACTCCCCTCCGGTCATTGGCCAAGGATATTGCCAAAGCGATGCAGGAAGCCATGGATGAGATCGGGCTGGATTGGGTAGTCGGTGTAAGAAACGGTGATACTGATCCTAAAGTACGTCAGCAACAGGTGAAAAGCATGCCGGAAATACTCGTGGTAACCCCGGAAAGCCTACATCTGCTACTGGCCCAGAAGAACCACGAACGGTTTTTCAAAAACCTGCACTGTATTGCCGTCGATGAATGGCACGAATTACTGGGATCAAAGCGCGGGGTGATGATCGAACTGGGGATTGCCCAGCTCAAAAAATATGTCAGAAAGCTGAAGATCTGGGGAATTACCGCAACCATCGGCAATCTGGATGAAGCAATGGAGGTCCTCATTCCATATGACATTAAAAAAGCAAAGATTACAGCTAAGGAGCATAAAAAAATTGATATCCTGCCGGTTTTCCCGGATGAGATTGAAATCCTCCCGTGGGCAGGACACCTGGGTGCCAAAATGGCGGATAAAATTGTTCCGATCATCCTGAATTCCAGATCTACCATTGTTTTTACCAATACCCGGAGCCAGAGTGAAATGTGGTACCAACTGCTGCTGGATGCTTATCCGGATTTTGCCGGGCAACTGGCCATCCATCACAGCTCCATTGATGCGCATCTGCGGATCTGGATTGAAGAAAACCTCAGCAACGGAAAGCTGAAAGCGGTTGTTTCCACCTCATCCCTGGACCTGGGCATTGACTTCAAACCTGTAGATACGGTAATCCAGATCGGGTCTTCCAAGGGAGTGGCCAGGTTTCTACAACGTGCGGGACGAAGCGGGCACTCCCCCTTTGAGACTTCCAGGATCTATTGTGTCCCGACACACTCCCTGGAACTGATCGAAGTAGCAGCGCTGAAAGAGGCGGTAAAGCAGAAAGTCATTGAGCCCAGGGAACCTCAGGTTTTATGCTTTGATGTTCTGGTGCAGTTTCTCATGACGCTTGCCGTGGGAGACGGTTTTATGCCGGATGAAGTCTACAGCAGGGTCAAACAGACTTTTGCCTTCCGGGATATAAATGATGAAGAGTGGAAAGGCATGCTGGAATTCCTGACGATCGGAGGAAGTGTCCTTAAGAGCTATGAGGAATTCCATAAAGTGGTGATTACAGATGAGGGCCTGTACAAAGTAACCTCCCGGAAAATTGCCATGCTTCACCGCATGAATATGGGAGTGATTGTCAGCGATGCCATGCTCAAAGTAAAGTTCATATCCGGTGGCTATATCGGGATGATTGAAGAATATTTTATTTCCAGGCTCAAGAAAGATGAAAAATTCATCCTTGCAGGCCGTACCCTGGAAGTTGCGATGATTAAAGATATGACGGTATTTGTACGGGCAGCAAGCGGGAAAGCCCTGGTCCCGAGTTATCTCGGCGGAAGGCTGCCGTTGAGTTCCAACCTCAGTGTATTTTTAAGGGAAAAGCTTTCCGGTGCATTGAATCCCAAAGCATCAGAAAAGGAACTGAAATTCCTCCATCCTTTGCTCGCCAGGCAGGAAGAACGGTCACACATACCCAAAGATGATGAATTTCTGGTAGAGCTGATCAAAAACCGGGAAGGCTACCACCTGTTCATGTATCCTTTTGAAGGCCGGCTCGTGCATGAAGTAATGGCCGCCCTTATTGCCTACCGTATTTCCAAGCTTGCCCCGATCTCATTTTCCATGGCGATGAATGATTACGGATTTGAGCTTTTCAGTGATAAGGAAATTCCTCTGAATGAAGAGAACCTGAACCGTATACTCACAAGAGACAACCTGATGACAGATGTGATCTCCAGCATAAACGCAGCCGAAATGGCAAGCCGAAAATTCCGGGATATTGCCGTTATTTCGGGAATGGTCATCCAGAATTATGCAGGGAAACAACGCTCCAACAAATCGCTGCAGAGCTCAGCAGGCCTGATTTTCAAAGTCCTTGAAGATCATGATCCGAACCATTTCCTGGTGAGGCAGGCATATACTGAGGTCTTCAATATCCAGCTTCAGGAGCCTAGGCTTGTAGAAGCTTTCAGAAGGATCGAAAATTCAAGGATCATTCTTAAATATGCCAAAACCTTTACTCCGCTTAGCTTTCCGATTAAGATCGACAGCCTCAGGCAAACCTTATCCAGTGAAGGCCTGGATGCAAGGATCCAGCGACTGCTGCAACAGGCCAACCGAAGCGGATAA
- the pdeM gene encoding ligase-associated DNA damage response endonuclease PdeM, producing the protein MNIATKPISIQQQTFILTNQRAAFWPGQKALILSDLHIGKTAHFRKNGIALSDQVMKKDLDRLSQLISYFQPDKFIVVGDLLHAGDNSDVDQFCAWKEQYPDICFYLVEGNHDKISKSLEQKLCLEFKQNILEIDDVAFLHDFRKGHPKFQVTGHIHPGIVLHSKVRRFRLPCFALTPNQLLLPAFSEFTGLDTVNTPKNGKFFVFTDSEIHEV; encoded by the coding sequence ATGAATATTGCAACCAAACCCATATCCATCCAACAGCAGACTTTTATACTCACCAATCAGCGGGCCGCGTTCTGGCCCGGGCAAAAAGCACTGATCCTGTCAGACCTTCATATCGGCAAGACCGCTCATTTCAGGAAAAACGGCATAGCCCTCTCCGATCAGGTGATGAAAAAAGACCTCGACCGCTTATCGCAGTTGATCAGTTATTTTCAGCCGGATAAATTTATTGTCGTGGGAGACCTTCTGCATGCCGGTGACAACTCAGATGTAGACCAGTTCTGTGCATGGAAGGAACAATATCCTGATATTTGTTTTTATCTGGTTGAAGGAAACCACGACAAGATTTCCAAATCCCTGGAACAAAAGCTGTGTCTTGAATTTAAACAGAATATTCTGGAAATTGATGATGTTGCATTCCTGCATGATTTCAGAAAAGGACATCCGAAATTTCAGGTAACAGGACATATTCATCCCGGTATTGTGCTCCATTCAAAAGTCAGGCGGTTCAGGTTGCCGTGTTTTGCGCTGACGCCGAATCAGCTCCTCCTCCCCGCTTTCAGTGAATTTACCGGTCTCGATACTGTGAATACACCTAAAAACGGGAAATTTTTCGTTTTTACGGATTCCGAAATCCATGAAGTTTAA
- a CDS encoding helix-turn-helix transcriptional regulator — MKNEKPEFSLEDLNQKIFVQDEIITLAKDNSPRLLNKFRLVYPDFFKKISVIQPNLKNSELIFCIYLKLNLTTKEIATYTFVTPKAIQNRKNRLRKKLSIPSEMDIYKWFNDL; from the coding sequence ATGAAAAACGAAAAACCTGAATTCAGTTTGGAAGATTTAAACCAGAAAATTTTTGTTCAAGATGAAATTATTACACTGGCCAAGGACAATTCCCCACGCCTTTTGAATAAATTCAGATTGGTTTATCCAGATTTTTTCAAAAAAATATCTGTTATACAGCCTAATCTTAAGAATTCTGAACTTATTTTCTGTATCTACCTGAAGTTAAATTTAACGACAAAGGAAATAGCGACCTATACATTTGTAACTCCTAAAGCCATCCAGAACCGTAAGAACAGGCTGAGAAAAAAACTTTCTATTCCTTCGGAAATGGATATTTACAAATGGTTTAACGATTTATAG